The following coding sequences are from one Leucoraja erinacea ecotype New England chromosome 2, Leri_hhj_1, whole genome shotgun sequence window:
- the LOC129715996 gene encoding uncharacterized protein LOC129715996 has product MTNTFYIIKCRFIFFLELSKSIRNCEGFNKHHSKTSSVSDFQQLKSSEFPEYNKTCGIIGMKDCALSHSQDPYQNVIYHKYHNRENNFQGRKGRIFHKADMNIDTERSVPFTKAQSYYPESRSNSTSASSGHIGSESFLNKSRPDHFQSHGRDYQGIPTHNAYHLKPDAVRTDYFTLDNYQQDYNETESLVSGIDRTSTFSTNAAQKLDRFLRRKLEAQNSPPYPLDSHLDASNIYENTDDLYEGSNTKCHQAKRPYTCQAKQLGSKHDSHRLVASSSLENIRQVMDKTKHIQNLQVHFEKQIQKSNKQKEKEQQISRRKSAELVKRQYNTKGQEERNRANQDKATQEDLCKCIKCKRMFHNELGCDSECKNQSFSQSKIYSQTKDFIQSDKIKNHCFKYNTSDQTFDNYMCQHIRQCDTCQNTNNRSKDSSTGSSICEDDRNYKTTLKQHSSSWAKRPSNLLKGCQMEKKKLSESSDEHVDSGARKFSEILVKNYNSGKILMGQPCGDCTQLCPCNTCRLLAKKSERIPNFPRKSIQKCKDSLESVDSNVYCKPSKSWHGSTKDSVNQFLHRFCEKCLSHHIPKQVGQEVKYKQSRNNSKPRRSRLEPTSSLEKLAPRMRRKDRVRLIAEAFERRDRKDIEHAEKEKIERELQEEEWEKKKQALKQTQNKHRKKGRESSPNGASGHRRTNKCNPKQCSPDDWQHDKRTEKVKSTRIPAAKEHAEESATRHKHRRHRHS; this is encoded by the exons atgactaaTACTTTTTATATAATTAAATGTAGATTCATTTTTTTTCTAGAACTATCAAAGTCCATCAGGAATTGTGAAGGATTCAATAAGCATCATAGCAAAACCTCATCAGTTTCTGATTTCCAACAGCTAAAGAGTTCGGAGTTTCCAGAATATAACAAGACATGTGGCATTATTGGAATGAAGGACTGTGCACTCTCACATAGTCAAGACCCCTATCAAAATGTCATATATCATAAATACCACAACAGAGAAAACAACTTTCAGGGTAGAAAAGGCAGAATATTTCACAAAGCTGACATGAACATAGATACTGAGAGATCTGTCCCATTCACAAAAGCTCAAAGTTATTACCCAGAAAGTAGAAGTAATTCCACTTCAGCATCTTCAGGCCACATTGGTTCAGAATCATTTCTAAACAAAAGCAGGCCAGACCATTTCCAATCTCATGGTAGAGATTACCAAGGAATTCCAACCCACAATGCATATCACTTAAAGCCTGATGCTGTACGAACTGATTATTTTACTTTAGATAATTATCAACAGGATTACAATGAAACAGAATCACTGGTCTCAGGTATTGATCGCACCTCCACCTTCAGTACCAATGCTGCACAGAAATTGGATAGATTCTTACGTAGAAAGCTGGAGGCTCAGAACAGTCCACCATATCCTCTAGATTCACATCTAGATGCTTCAAATATTTATGAAAATACTGATGATCTGTATGAAGGCAGCAACACAAAGTGTCATCAAGCAAAAAGACCCTATACTTGTCAAGCCAAGCAACTGGGTTCCAAGCATGATTCACATCGTTTAGTAGCTTCAAGCTCACTGGAAAATATCCGCCAAGTCATGGACAAAACTAAGCATATTCAAAATCTGCAGGTTCATTTTGAGAAACAAATCCAAAAGAGTAacaaacaaaaagaaaaggaGCAACAAATCTCAAGGAGAAAATCTGCTGAATTGGTTAAAAGGCAATATAATACCAAAGGTCAAGAAGAAAGAAATAGAGCAAACCAGGACAAGGCTACACAAGAAGATCTCTGCAAATGTATAAAATGCAAGAGAATGTTTCATAATGAGCTTGGTTGCGATTCAGAGTGCAAAAATCAGAGTTTCTCACAGAGTAAAATATATTCTCAAACAAAAGATTTTATACAGTCTGACAAAATCAAAAATCACTGTTTTAAATACAACACAAGTGATCAAACATTTGACAACTACATGTGTCAACACATCAGGCAATGTGACACTTGCCAAAATACAAATAACCGTTCCAAAGATTCGTCAACTGGGTCTTCCATTTGTGAGGATGACAGGAATTACAAGACCACCCTTAAACAACACAGTTCCTCTTGGGCTAAAAGACCTTCAAATTTGCTAAAAGGGTGTCAAATGGAAAAGAAAAAACTGAGTGAAAGTAGTGATGAACATGTTGATTCAGGTGCAAGGAAATTCTCAGAAATATTGGTTAAAAATTATAATTCTGGTAAAATATTAATGGGGCAACCCTGTGGTGATTGTACTCAGCTATGTCCATGCAACACCTGTAGGTTGCTGGCCAAAAAAAGTGAAAGAATTCCAAACTTCCCACGAAAAAGTATTCAAAAATGCAAAGACAGTTTGGAATCTGTTGATTCCAATGTCTACTGCAAACCAAGCAAAAGTTGGCATGGCTCTACAAAAGATTCAGTTAATCAG TTTCTCCACAGATTTTGTGAAAAATGCCTTAGCCATCACATCCCAAAACAAGTCGGCCAAGAGGTGAAATACAAGCAAAGCAGAAACAACTCAAAACCGAGACGATCCAGGTTGGAACCGACATCTTCACTTGAGAAGCTCGCACCTCGAATGAGGAGAAAGGACAGAGTGAGATTAATTGCAGAAGCATTTGAGAGGAGAGACAGGAAAGACATTGAGCATGCTGAGAAGGAAAAGATCGAGAGAGAATTGCAAGAAGAAGAATGGGAAAAGAAGAAACAAGCTTTGAAACAGACTCAAAACAAACATAGGAAGAAAGGAAGGGAATCATCACCAAATGGAGCTTCGGGGCACCGAAGAACAAATAAATGCAACCCAAAACAATGCAGTCCCGACGATTGGCAACATGATAAAAGAACAGAGAAAGTGAAAAGCACTCGCATTCCTGCTGCAAAAGAACATGCAGAAGAAAGTGCTACACGGCACAAGCATCGACGTCATAGGCACAGCTAA
- the LOC129705677 gene encoding craniofacial development protein 2-like, which translates to MTIRLVLVNNQMATVASAYAPTSDSEEEAKEIVYSCLDETLSKIPRKDKIILLRDLNARVSRNQHLWKGTIGKDGIGNINSNGALLLSKCALHNLIITNTLFRQRNKIKASWRHSKQWHLIDYVIVRARDRRDVNITRAMINADDCWTDHRLICSMMSIKPKRKRRIQTKQIRPRLNLESLEESATQQQLQASLGESLQQEYPDDIEEPAQIHHP; encoded by the coding sequence ATGACCATCCGTCTGGTGCTTGTCAACAACCAGATGGCAACAGTTGCGAGTGCCTATGCCCctacttcagactctgaagaggaAGCAAAAGAGATTGTTTATTCCTGCTTGGATGAGACACTGTCTAAAATCCCCAGGAAGGATAAGATTATACTCCTCAGAGACTTGAATGCCAGGGTCAGCCGGAACCAACACCTCTGGAAGGGTACCATAGGAAAGGATGGCATCGGGAACATCAACTCCAATGGAGCACTGCTTCTCAGCAAATGTGCTCTGCACAACCTCATCATCACTAACACCCTCTTTCGCCAGAGAAACAAAATTAAGGCATCTTGGAGACACTCCAAACAGTGGCATCTCATTGACTATGTCATTGTACGAGCCAGGGACCGCCGTGATGTGAACATCACAAGGGCCATGATCAATGCAGATGACTGCTGGACAGATCATCGTCTCATCTGCTCCATGATGTCCATCAAAcccaagaggaagaggaggattcaAACGAAGCAGATCCGGCCAAGGCTGAACCTTGAAAGCCTGGAGGAATCTGCCACCCAGCAGCAACTTCAGGCTTCTCTTGGAGAAAGCCTCCAACAGGAATATCCTGATGACATTGAAGAGCCGGCTCAAATCCACCATCCTTGA